One window of the Babesia microti strain RI chromosome IV, complete genome genome contains the following:
- a CDS encoding guanine nucleotide-exchange factor SEC12 (SEC12) (overlaps_old_locusTagID:BBM_III07175;~overlaps_old_locusTagID:BBM_III07180;~overlaps_old_locusTagID:BBM_III07185), which translates to MATRLLLDYPIFSLGINNDFIIVSGGGGGKEYGIEDKLDVYKREIGNKFTFLYTWDKAPGILECLQYSASQNLWIGYLNKKCHVFRIGNHSINEHCVINSDETLSCCKFGGDEVIITGNDKGLVSIYMLRKYGKNVVKLCDLKEHDKAINDVALSSNKCISSCGNGKLCLWDTLNGELLHKKEIYYEGKKTICRFLKFYDVDKFGELFISLNCGNKGPTVIFVLHIYKIGKQFIISTIKSAVIAPNPCSAIAYKSKYGLAVGYSSGDIAIICNKSWKVKNTRQVHQLPVTGIDFTNGDNVVSGGIDFLFTVTNMKTSVSWWLTLAIASLFVLLMAIFFNTTRSSSII; encoded by the exons ATGGCAACCCGTCTACTATTGGACTACCCTATCTTTTCG ttGGGGATAAacaatgattttatcaTCGTTTCAGGTGGCGGTGGTGGGAAGGAATATGGAATAGAAGATAAGTTG GATGTTTACAAAAGAGAGATtggtaataaatttacCTTTTTATACACTTGGGACAAAGCTCCTGGAATTTTAGAATGCTTACAATATTCTGCTTCC CAAAATCTGTGGATTGGGTATCTAAATAAGAAATGCCATGTCTTTCGCATTGGTAACCATAGTATCAATGAGCATTGCGTTATTAATAGTGATGAAACCCTCTCATGCTGCAAATTTGGGGGAGATGAGGTAATAATTACAGGCAATGATAAGGGTTTAGTTAG CATCTACATGTTAAGGAAATACGGGAAGAATGTCGTAAAGCTTTGTGACCTTAAGGAACATGACAAAGCTATAAATGACGTAGCTCTATCTTCTAACAAA TGCATAAGTTCCTGTGGCAATGGCAAATTGTGCCTATGGGACACGCTGAATGGGGAGTTATTGCACAAAAAG GAGATATATTATGAGGGCAAGAAAACTATATGCCGATTTTTGAAGTTCTACGACGTGGATAAGTTTGGAGAGCTTTTCATTTCACTCAACTGCGGCAACAAGGGGCCCActgttatatttgtttt GCATATATATAAGATCGGGAAGCAATTCATAATATCTACTATTAAATCGGCTGTGATAGCACCAAATCCATGCAGTGCCATAGCTTACAA GAGTAAATATGGGTTAGCTGTGGGATATAGTTCAGGAGATATCGCtattatttgcaataaaaG TTGGAAGGTGAAGAATACACGACAAGTGCACCAACTACCAGTGACTGGAATTGACTTTACAAATGGAGACAATGTTGTTTCAGGAGGCATAGACTTTTTGTTCACA GTTACCAATATGAAAACTTCGGTGTCGTGGTGGTTGACACTTGCAATAGCGTCGTTATTCGTACTATTAATGGCTATATTTTTCAACACGACTAGATCTTCATCTATTATTTGA
- a CDS encoding hypothetical protein (overlaps_old_locusTagID:BBM_III07170), producing MYMVSEPPHRIRLHSAVNPYYASISSDCSQAFVFISTPNTLNLYTANIVFELISQYTLTDEQSQEFGFIVDIKSSQTLPLLAVVTDKDFLLILTYEKDMVESFDKSNSDGSISIPGSTANFSSFLVSGELHLLMVFSLAELCSPPSSKTLHKYKSAGESTSTIAAKDTGIYSVHMSNTSNVATTWDKNSLVINSHAYLLAIDFDKIASSQIKVASLDTSTDTLSLTINAKEVYVGENQIGLVLVTHEPNIATNSIGNSLNLSTANAVGSYDNHIFFRDALNRLIVIGHSGATVVAEGVGQFAISHIIAYSTAVVGTVEFSSKAKSGVLERGGSVNVQGDVKMLSWCPQGRILAIVYRKSVDNGGMESDHDYRISFYGTGCNGLNNWSNAITTTKIQVSEVVNIAWSSLGLRLFMVTMDSIYLFDVFRGSGWHSGQSYTSSLLIGPSAILVQQSNNCMFCGYAERQFLWYDYPLSISSFWPFILAFGNPSLNLLLIRSYNGALLLCCRQQDSLGDTSHFITDKRMHLDRMRKESSNEANHSKIVYLNRYWKVLEFQSEAENVQDYESLPCCWIDDDLFLSVGISYTNLLNHTMKICKIAHETVTLLAQITIRRSPIIAKRIDFIDPLATPVVSGGSSTNVFFYLVTRFDKVDIYNWLRGTDIIQLVFQIDLSFPNKIFTSGMPYAETGGGKVDAENSSLGNFPKTSTNRQSTIGKGIDYLHIKSINIQSICIQIELDNTFKLSIVTENEMVKVVIVNGQATSGSIHKITEKWVTRDGGFASHNDSHTLCNTCNHLTLSGEHSNANPTSGIGTRNCVDYFALDCTKHLFEVSKKHFEENGRLVDLKLLDRKEQACNGMLMRICRMALEYEALDDSIFEIFDSFIASKDYLNASLILICIQAVSGVSGMISKFAKPLLIHAIKALGRQPSLAHLIHQLKRILETAASTANDKGDNMLEAINREILVAASGYVFYDFLGLLRVVLLLELPLVKVLSCVKLEWRLSDCETHFGSRGVTLNEMFTAIKRQFFTNYGNASSIDNCKAHISDNKLIDTDGWSLSAVFDLLLPLYYVCREAGANGLAFVIALSVGDKSLAQLSVNGHIAREIDRLDPECGKCNQAKQMISLIF from the coding sequence ATGTACATGGTATCAGAGCCACCACATAGAATCCGCCTCCATTCTGCAGTCAATCCATATTATGCATCAATATCCTCTGATTGCTCGCAAGCATTCGTGTTTATATCTACGCCTAATACTTTAAATCTTTACACGGCAAACATAGTATTCGAACTCATCTCTCAATACACTCTCACTGATGAACAATCCCAAGAATTTGGATTTATTGTGGATATTAAATCATCGCAGACGCTTCCACTGCTTGCAGTGGTGACGGACAAGGATTTTCTGCTAATTCTGACGTACGAAAAGGATATGGTGGAATCGTTTGACAAGTCAAACTCCGATGGTTCCATATCTATACCCGGAAGCACTGCAAACTTTTCCAGCTTCCTAGTTTCTGGTGAACTCCATCTACTTATGGTCTTTTCACTAGCAGAACTATGCTCGCCACCAAGTAGCAAAACACtccataaatataaaagtGCCGGTGAATCTACATCCACTATTGCTGCTAAAGATACTGGAATATATAGCGTTCATATGTCAAATACTTCTAACGTGGCTACGACATGGGACAAAAACTCGTTGGTCATAAACTCCCACGCCTATCTCCTGGCAATTGACTTTGATAAAATAGCCTCCTCCCAAATTAAGGTAGCAAGCTTAGATACATCCACAGATACACTTTCGCTTACAATAAATGCAAAGGAGGTCTATGTAGGGGAGAATCAAATCGGTTTGGTGCTTGTAACGCACGAACCAAACATAGCAACTAATAGTATAGGCAATAGCTTGAATTTATCTACGGCCAACGCGGTCGGCTCATAtgataatcatatattCTTTAGGGATGCGTTGAACAGGCTGATTGTCATTGGACACTCTGGTGCTACAGTCGTTGCAGAGGGCGTGGGACAGTTTGCCATATCGCACATTATCGCATACAGTACTGCCGTCGTAGGCACTGTGGAGTTTAGCAGCAAGGCCAAGTCTGGTGTATTGGAAAGGGGCGGTAGTGTTAATGTCCAAGGTGATGTTAAGATGTTGAGCTGGTGCCCCCAAGGCCGTATTTTGGCTATTGTATACAGAAAATCAGTTGATAATGGAGGCATGGAGAGTGACCATGACTATCGCATAAGCTTCTATGGAACCGGATGTAATGGTTTGAATAACTGGTCTAACGCTATAACTACTACTAAAATTCAAGTTTCAGAGGTTGTTAATATTGCCTGGTCCAGCTTAGGGCTCAGGTTATTCATGGTAACTATGGATTCGATCTACCTATTCGACGTATTCAGAGGTTCGGGTTGGCATTCTGGGCAATCATACACCAGCAGCTTATTAATTGGCCCTTCAGCTATTTTAGTTCAGCAGTCAAACAATTGCATGTTTTGTGGATATGCCGAGCGTCAATTTCTCTGGTACGACTATCCTTTGTCTATTAGTTCGTTCTGGCCATTCATTTTAGCTTTTGGAAATCCCTCCCTTAATTTATTGCTCATAAGATCCTACAACGGTGCACTTCTCCTGTGCTGTAGGCAGCAGGATTCATTAGGCGATACATCGCATTTTATTACTGACAAACGTATGCATTTAGACCGTATGAGAAAGGAATCTTCGAATGAGGCTAATCATTCGAAGATTGTTTACCTAAACAGGTATTGGAAAGTGCTTGAGTTTCAATCTGAGGCTGAAAATGTACAGGATTATGAATCTCTTCCTTGCTGTTGGATTGATGATGACCTGTTCCTCAGTGTTGGGATTTCATATACTAATTTACTAAATCATACGATGAAGATTTGTAAAATAGCCCATGAAACAGTTACACTATTGGCGCAGATAACGATTAGGAGGTCTCCTATTATCGCAAAAAGGATTGATTTTATAGATCCCTTGGCAACTCCTGTTGTTAGTGGCGGATCCAGCActaatgtatttttttacTTGGTGACCCGTTTCGACAAGGTGGATATTTATAACTGGCTCAGGGGTACGGATATAATCCAACTTGTTTTCCAAATTGATCTATCTTTCCctaacaaaatatttacttcAGGTATGCCATATGCTGAAACAGGTGGGGGTAAGGTTGACGCCGAAAATTCTTCTTTAGGCAATTTTCCTAAAACATCAACTAACAGACAATCTACGATTGGAAAAGGCATCGACTATTTGCATATTAAATCTATAAATATTCAGTCCATATGTATACAAATAGAATTGGATAACACCTTCAAATTGTCCATTGTCACTGAGAATGAAATGGTGAAGGTTGTTATAGTTAATGGACAAGCTACATCAGGCTCAATTCACAAAATCACAGAAAAATGGGTCACTCGTGATGGGGGGTTTGCTAGCCATAATGATTCACACACACTTTGCAACACATGTAATCATTTGACACTTAGTGGAGAACATTCCAATGCAAATCCTACCAGTGGCATTGGAACGCGTAATTGTGTAGATTATTTTGCTTTGGATTGTACAAAGCATCTGTTCGAGGTGTCAAAAAAGCATTTTGAGGAAAATGGTAGGTTAGTtgatttgaaattgttggATCGAAAAGAACAGGCTTGCAATGGCATGCTCATGCGTATTTGCAGGATGGCCCTAGAATACGAAGCGCTAGATGATtctatttttgaaatatttgattcATTTATTGCTTCAAAAGACTATCTAAATGCATCGTTGATCCTCATCTGTATACAGGCAGTGTCTGGCGTTAGTGGTATGATTTCCAAATTCGCCAAACCTCTACTGATTCACGCTATAAAGGCACTAGGTCGCCAACCCTCACTTGCTCATTTGATTCACCAACTGAAAAGAATACTTGAAACCGCGGCCAGTACCGCCAACGATAAAGGGGACAATATGCTAGAGGCCATCAACCGGGAAATTTTGGTAGCAGCAAGCGGATACGTCTTCTACGACTTTCTCGGTCTATTGCGAGTTGTATTATTGTTGGAATTGCCCCTTGTAAAAGTGCTGTCCTGCGTGAAGTTAGAATGGAGGCTATCCGATTGCGAAACTCACTTTGGAAGTAGAGGGGTAACGCTAAATGAAATGTTCACAGCGATCAAACGACAATTCTTTACCAATTATGGCAACGCAAGCAGCATAGATAACTGCAAGGCGCACATTAGTGacaataaattgattgaCACTGATGGGTGGTCTCTATCGGCCGTTTTCGACCTATTGTTGCCCCTATACTATGTGTGCCGGGAGGCTGGTGCAAACGGGTTGGCCTTTGTAATTGCCCTGTCCGTAGGGGATAAAAGCCTGGCCCAGCTGTCTGTGAACGGTCACATTGCTAGAGAAATAGATCGCCTCGATCCTGAATGTGGCAAATGCAATCAAGCCAAGCAGATGATCTCTCTCATTTTTTAG
- a CDS encoding hypothetical protein (overlaps_old_locusTagID:BBM_III07200), with translation MPPRSKFKFALAGNYFTKWPNSTKEIQESVGKKLNLIESELVKGVNQVTELLERDELSFVVICHVKRFSVMVQHLPYMCNRYSTLCIAFVDYCTSLEYEAVALEKCKLDKVSVGKEIMSIISANVTPANCPLILSPYIKYTPVELVAKIRGDYVPNVEDDKKLNEENSTSLK, from the exons ATGCCCCCTAGGagtaaatttaaatttgctCTGGCCGGAAATTATTTCACCAAGTGGCCAAACTCAACTAAGGAAATACAGGAATCTGTTGGCAAGAAGCTCAATTTGATTGAATCAGAGCTTGTAAAGGGGGTAAATCAAGTAACTGAATTGCTGGAAAGAGACGAGCTTTCATTTGTTGTAATTTGTCATGTGAAGag ATTCTCAGTGATGGTACAACATTTGCCTTATATGTGCAATAGGTACTCAACTTTATGCATCGCATTTGTTGATTATTGTACATCACTAGAGTATGAAGCAGTTGCACTTGAAAAGTGTAAACTAGATAAAGTTTCCGTGGGTAAAGAAATAATGTCAATAATTAGCGCCAATGTAACCCCAGCGAATTGTCCTCTTATATTGTCTCCttacataaaatatacaccAGTGGAGCTTGTTGCAAAGATAAGGGGGGATTATGTACCAAATGTCGAAGATGATAAGAAATTAAACGAGGAAAACAGTACCTCTCTCAAGTAA
- a CDS encoding ATPase (overlaps_old_locusTagID:BBM_III07195): MKLLGLISGGKDSIYTLYNAITKGHEIVALGHLTPANDELDIDSYMYQTICSNLIPSIAKCLGFPLFIQKIMGSSLNTHSLDYVHDAADEVEDLYSLVSNVEAEIKIEGVITGAICSEYQKRRVNNVCQRLNLDTCHPLWMRDQAQLLDEMIKSGQRSIVVKTSSMGLNKQHLGKSINELQSHFMELHNRYGFNICGEGGEYETITLDSPIYKKKLLVNKWEIIKTSNDIFAPSLLYVPRQWELVDK, translated from the exons ATGAAATTACTGGGATTAATTTCGGGAG GCAAGGACAGCATTTACACATTGTACAATGCCATAACAAAAGGCCACGAAATTGTTGCTCTTGGTCACCTAACTCCCGCAAACGATGAATTAGATATTGACAGTTATATGTACCAAACAATTTGCTCAAATCTCATACCGTCCATTGCCAAGTGCCTAGGGTTTCCTCTGTTCATCCAGAAGATTATGG GCAGTTCTCTAAATACTCATAGCCTAGATTACGTGCACGATGCTGCTGATGAAGTGGAGGATCTTTACTCGTTAGTTTCTAATGTAGAG GCagaaataaaaattgaaggAGTCATTACTGGCGCTATCTGCTCTGAATACCAAAAAAGGAGAGTCAATAATGTGTGCCAAAGGCTTAATTTGGATACTTGTCATCCACTGTGGATGAGAGATCAGGCACAACTGCTGGATGAGATGATTAAAAGTGGGCAAAGATCGATCGTGGTGAAAACTTCTTCAATGGgtctaaataaacaacaTTTGGGCAAGtcaataaatgaattgcAATCGCATTTCATGGAATTG CACAATAGATACGGGTTTAACATATGCGGGGAAGGAGGGGAATATGAGACAATTACACTAGATTCGCCAATTTACAAGAAAAAACTCCTTGT AAACAAATGGGAGATAATAAAAACATCAAACGATATTTTTGCACCAAGCCTTCTTTATGTACCAAGACAATGGGAACTTGTTGATAAATAG
- a CDS encoding cytochrome c oxidase subunit 6B, putative (COX6B) (overlaps_old_locusTagID:BBM_III07205), translating to MGIIGRDETPVVPVKSPKDLQYWRNYDPITFENPHAGDPRHMLTNQAFNCTTRYVTFCRCCRELGEDNPRCKYQYYRAEIACTADFLDLANKHRLEGRLLMDTLPDRRIAHMRQ from the exons ATGGGCATAATTGGTCGAGATGAGACCCCAGTAGTACCAGTCAAATCACCCAAAGACCTACAATATTGGCGTAACTACGATCCCATAACTTTTGAAAATCCACATGCAGGg GATCCTAGGCATATGCTCACAAATCAAGCATTTAACTGCACGACCAGATACGTAACATTTTGCCGTTGCTGCAGAGAATTGGGAGAAGATAATCCTCGCtgtaaatatcaatattacaGAGCTGAAATTGCATGTACTGCGGATTTCTTAGACCTGGCCAACAAACATCGTTTGGAGGGTAGATTGCTTATGGACACTCTGCCAGATAGGCGAATAGCACATATGAggcaataa
- a CDS encoding vacuolar protein-sorting-associated protein 4 (overlaps_old_locusTagID:BBM_III07165) — translation MDALVSAVKFAQEAALESNAGNSGSAIELYKKAIGILQDSYKNENDEHMKRKIFNQMKIYLEKAESIKEISDNSTVKHNKFGVSKSPQTNNFASQSTNITVSPKESTVKWSDVAGLDNAKEIMEEAILLPLKFPNIFKGKIRPWKSILLYGPPGTGKTLIAQACAYECNIPFFSISSADIMSKWQGESEKFVKNLFKNTPDQCIIFIDEIDSICGERNETDSESSKRVKTELLIQMQDLFNSEKQTIVIAATNLPWTLDSAVRRRFEKRIYIPLPNKITRKQILQMNLSDLPNNLSDADLDDIARLTDGFNAADVGILVRTGIMYSLKVCRDSTHFKLLPNGSYTPCAQTDPSAIKITFNCIPTNKLSLPAMDKSALMQALDVVSSSVDPQMLGRYEQWTQQFGQ, via the exons TGCAATTGAACTGTACAAAAAGGCAATTGGGATCCTGCAAGATTCGTATAAAA atGAAAATGACGAGCATATGAAACGGAAGATCTTTAATCAAATGAAAATCTATCTAGAGAAAGCGGAATCTATAAAGGAAATCAGTGACAATTCTACTGTTaaacataataaatttggcGTCTCTAAATCCCCCcaaacaaacaattttgcGTCTCAAAGTACAAATATCACAGTATCGCCAAAAGAATCTACCGTAAAATGGTCAGATGTGGCGGGACTAGATAATGCAAAGGAAATAATGGAGGAGGCAATCTTATTGCCACTCAAATTTCCCAATATTTTCAAAg GCAAAATAAGACCCTGGAAGTCAATACTGCTGTACGGg ccCCCTGGCACTGGAAAAACGCTCATCGCCCAAGCCTGCGCGTACGAATGCAACATTCCATTCTTTTCCATCTCTTCGGCGGATATCATGAGCAAATGGCAGGGAGAATCGGAAAAGTTTGTGAAGAATCTGTTCAAAAATACACCTGACCAATGTATTATCTTCATCGACGAAATAGATTCCATATGCGGGG AGAGAAATGAAACAGATAGTGAATCATCTAAGCGCGTTAAAACAGAGTTACTAATCCAGATGCAAG ATCTGTTTAACTCCGAAAAACAGACAATCGTAATCGCAGCTACT AATTTACCTTGGACACTAGACAGTGCAGTGAGGAGAAGGTTTGAAAAAAGAATTTACATTCCTCTaccaaataaaattacaagaAAACAAATACTACAAATGAATCTCTCTGACCTGCCTAACAATCTCAGCGATGCAGACCTAGACGACATTGCAAGGCTAACTGATGG ATTCAATGCTGCAGATGTAGGAATACTAGTTCGAACTGGAATTATGTACAGCTTGAAAGTTTGCAGGGATTCTACCCACTTCAAGCTGCTTCCAAATGGCAGTTACACTCCATGTGCACAAA CTGACCCTAGTGCCattaaaataacatttaattGCATTCCTACCAACAAATTATCGCTACCTGCGATGGACAAGAGTGCCTTGATGCAAGCACTGGACGTGGTGTCCAGCTCAGTAGATCCACAGATGCTGGGCAGGTATGAACAGTGGACCCAACAATTCGgtcaataa
- a CDS encoding hypothetical protein (overlaps_old_locusTagID:BBM_III07190), whose translation MFGLNRTISYTCFRHIKQQRLHKISRYNVALVNYSTTSINTTNGKYYGYDFAKKYIKSVPQNVTFPQTFDSYYSHVYLAKDDGTKETATVSIFYTPQSNKALSVLDQVIELASKYPNNKFLIINADTVPRAAYDADIQHFPVALISFGGDCNRTLVHLDDYYQWNEQYEWKDTQSTDFCNLGINFTKKLEKEMKSFSCSYNSKAGTHSYTHGIDTDNLNVKRVGWPS comes from the exons ATGTTTGGGCTCAACCGAACAATATCTTACACTTGTTTTAGGCATATAAAACAACAGAGATTGCACAAAATATCACGATACAATGTAGCACTGGTGAACTACTCTACAACCTCCATTAACACAACAAACGGCAAATATTATGGCTATGACTTTGCTAAGAAATACATAAAGTCAGTTCCACAAAACGTGACCTTTCCTCAAACATTCGACAGTTACTATTCACACGTGTATCTAGCTAAAG aTGATGGGACAAAGGAAACTGCAACAGTTTCTATATTCTATACTCCTCAAAGCAACAAAGCTCTAAGTGTATTGGACCAAGTTATTGAGTTGGCAAGCAAATATCCAAACAACAAGTTCCTCATTATCAATGCTGATACAGTTCCTAGAGCTGCTTATGATGCGGATATCCAACATTTCCCCGTGGCTCTAATTTCATTCGGTGGCGATTGCAATAGAACTCTTGTTCATTTGGACGATTACTATCAATGGAACGAACAGTATGAGTGGAAAGACACTCAATCTACAGATTTTTGCAATTTGGGTATAAACTTTACTAAAAAACTGGAAAAGGAAATGAAGTCATTTTCATGCAGCTACAATAGTAAAGCTGGAACGCATAGTTATACACACGGAATTGATACGGACAATTTGAACGTCAAAAGAGTTGGATGGCCAAGttaa
- a CDS encoding BT1 family (overlaps_old_locusTagID:BBM_III07185) produces MNELHTYDTSVESDKFSEFIIYLVSFTEGLTSLASLSVCYLFKDDLKLSPPEVSIIFTIPALPWIFRILIAFCIDFISIASSNRRSYLMLFSALQALGYLGLAIVPLSLFACIISLVLISTGCAFCTTVAEGLVVKNIGGNSRKGCEIIGDFMTAKAVANLLVAYFSGYLLEYFSKTYIFVVTATFPLMITVSSFFMNEKPTVPPKWPGLETQFNRVLIFLSSPQLLPKVLYIFLYTAGPDYDDALFFYCTNELHFDARFMGILRLSYAIASLLGVQLYRRFFWKNKFNKVIFISNMITIPLYISPIILVTRLNKKLHISDKMFFLSGGFLVEATSEIQILPLLSRIAQICPCDLESSVLAAMLSIRSIGKVICNSLSAMMSYMFGITANNFKQLPAFIIVCSIFVILPLLLLPLMEKEHDQQGNYNETFIPLSESESLQFCEENIGMPIKAY; encoded by the exons ATGAATGAATTACACACATATGATACTTCTGTGGAATCtgacaaattttcagaATTTATTAT ataccTTGTTAGTTTCACTGAGGGCCTCACTTCCCTCGCTAGTCTCTCAGTATGCTATTTGTTTAAGGATGATCTGAAGCTCTCACCACCAGAG GTGTCAATCATCTTCACAATCCCGGCTCTGCCATGGATATTTCGCATTTTAATCGCTTTCTGCATAGATTTTATCTCTATTGCCTCCAGTAATAGGAGATCATATTTGATGTTGTTTTCAGCCCTTCAGGCGTTGGGGTATTTGGGCCTCGCGATAGTTCCGCTATCG ctTTTTGCCTGCATAATTTCCCTAGTTCTAATATCAACAGGTTGCGCCTTTTGCACTACTGTAGCGGAAGGACTGGTTGTAAAGAACATTGGAGGTAATTCTAGGAAG GGTTGTGAGATAATCGGAGATTTTATGACGGCGAAGGCCGTTGCAAATTTACTCGTTGCCTATTTTTCAGGTTACCTACTGGAGTATTTCTCCAAAACAT atatttttgttgtaaCGGCTACTTTCCCCCTTATGATCACTGTCAGTTCATTCTTCATGAATGAAAAACCGACTGTTCCACCAAAATGGCCCGGACTCGAAACCCAATTTAATAGGGTTCTCATTTTCCTTTCATCACCACAATTATTACCTAAGgtgttgtatattttcCT ATACACTGCTGGGCCGGATTATGATGACGCACTATTCTTCTATTGTACAAATGAACTTCATTTTGATGCGAGGTTTATGGGAATTCTGAGATTATCTTATGCAATAGCATCGTTACTAGGGGTTCAACTTTACAGGCGCTTTTTTTGGAAGAATAAGTTCAATAAggtcatttttatttcaaatatgaTTACCATACCCCTGTACATATCGCCCATAATATTGGTCACTAGGTTGAACAAAAAACTACACATATCGGACAAAATGTTTTTTCTTAGCGGGGGGTTTTTAGTAGAAGCC ACGTCtgaaatacaaattttacccCTTCTATCTCGTATAGCCCAAATCTGTCCTTGCGATTTGGAATCGTCTGTTTTGGCAGCTATGCTAAGCATTAGGTCAATTGGCAAGGTAATATGCAATTCATTATCTGCCATGATGAGCTACATGTTTGGGATAACTGCTAACAATTTCAAGCAACTTCCTGCCTTCATCATCGTCTGCTCCATCTTTGTCATTTTGCCCCTGCTACTGCTCCCATTAATGGAGAAGGAACACGACCAACAGGGCAATTATAATGAGACATTTATCCCATTATCGGAATCTGAATctttacaattttgtgAAGAGAATATTGGAATGCCAATTAAGGCATATTAA
- a CDS encoding peptidyl-prolyl cis-trans isomerase-like 3 (overlaps_old_locusTagID:BBM_III07175): MSVTIHTSLGPLKLELFCAETPKTCKNFLALCASDYYNGLTFHRNIKGFAIQGGDPTGKGKGGESIYGGQFENEIVPTLKHDKRGIVSMANLGKPNTNGSQFFITYSRQSHLDGQYTVFGRVIDGFDTLDKLEKEPVKEKNRPVKDIIIESITIHANPIAMGELAA; this comes from the exons ATGTCCGTAACAATTCACACTAGTTTGGGCCCACTCAAACTCGAATTGTTTTGCGCAGAAACGCCCAAAACGTGTAAG AACTTCCTTGCTCTGTGTGCTTCTGATTATTACAACGGGCTGACTTTTCATAG GAACATAAAGGGATTCGCCATTCAGGGCGGAGACCCTACGGGCAAGGGAAAGGGGGGGGAGAGCATTTATGGCGGACAATTTGAGAATGAAATCGTACCAACACTTAAG CACGACAAAAGAGGAATTGTCAGTATGGCAAATCTGGGCAAACCCAATACCAATGGATCGCAGTTCTTCATTACCTACTCACGTCAGTCCCATCTAGACGGCCAATATACAGTTTTTGGAAG GGTTATTGATGGATTTGATACCCTGGACAAACTGGAGAAGGAGCCAGTTAAGGAAAAGAATCGCCCTGTAAAAGATATCATAATTGAAAGTATCACAATTCATGCCAATCCAATTGCAATGGGCGAACTCGCCGCCTAA